Below is a genomic region from Sulfuricurvum sp..
GATTTGAGCGGCAAAAAAACTGCCTTGTTGATCTTGTAGAAGCACAGAGCATTATGATTGATATTATTGCTCATCAAGTTTTCTGTTGAATATAAAATAAAGTCACTACACAATTATCCCGAAGAAGCTTTTTTAAATATATGTTAGCAATTGGAACAGTTAGTTTTTTTGCTTCTCCATTGCAGGCTAAAGTAACTAAGTTGGCTGTAAAATATCAGCAAAAATCTGCAACGGGCAAAATATGTAAAGATTGTATGCATTTTATAGCAGCTACAAATGAATGCAAGCTAGTTGAAGGAAAAATAAATTCTGAAGGCTGGTGTACATTCTATATTAAAGATCCAAAAAAGTCCTGAAAAGAAAACGCTCTTATGCGTGATATCTAAATGTATCACTCATTATATTTATAAACTTCTCAGCGTCAATTTCAATTTTTCTTTTCAATAACTATGGCTCTTTTTACTATCGTTAGAAAGCAATTTTAAAAATATACTACTATAATGATTGTTTAGTGATTTTTTATTAATATGCTATACCAAGTTATAAAATCGGATTAAGATTCTTATACCGCTTAATGCTGGAAGATGAAAAGGAATACGATGAACGGACATGCCAATTTGCTAAAAGTAAAGCTACTTTGGTTGTTTATGCTTTTTGCTTTAATTCCCATGGTTCTTATTGCCCTATACAGTTATTATGATATTAAAAAACAGCTTACCATCTCTCAATTATCTCATCTAGAAGCCATTGCAAAACTCAAATCATTACAGATAGAACATTTTTACGATGAATCTAAAAATAATATACAAACAATTAATTCCTTACCTTATGCCAAAGAGATTTTATATAAAAATTCAAATTCTAAATCATTCCACCATAATGAAATTATAAATCTATACGAGCAAGAGTTAAATAGTTTTGTATTAAATCATAATATCAATGATGTTTATGTCATCGGATTGGATGGAAAAATAGTTGCAAGTTCAACACAATCAAAAGAAAGCATATTTTCTTCGTTTCATAAATTAGCTTTTGAACAAGGAAAAACAAAAATATTCTTTTCAAATATTTATAAAAATAGTACCTCTGTTTCGTCCAACAACCAGCAAAATAGATATTCTTTGACAGCTTCATCACCTATTGTAGATGTTGACAATAAACTTGTTGGTGTTGTGGTTGTAGAGTTCAGCGTAGATAATCTTTTTCTTTTACTGCAAGATTACTCAGGTTTAGGGAGCAGCGGTGAAACGTTGCTCGGAAAAAGAAATAATGAAAAAATCATTTTTCTTAACCCTCTTCGACATGATCCAAATGCAGGAATGCGAAGAAGTGTTCAAATTAGCGGGAAGATAGGTATACCTGTGGTTATGGGTGCAACAGGGCATAATGGAAGCGGTATGTCCGTTGATTATCGAGGTGTGAGTGTTTTAGCAGCTTGGAGACATATCCCGATTGCCAATTGGGGAATGGTTGCAAAAATTGATACGGATGAAGCTTTAAAACCATTAGTATCAATACGAGACAGTATATTTTTTACGGCGCTATTTATACTGATTTTAGGTATTGTCGTTTCTTCCAAAATGACAAATAATTTAATTCGTCCAATAGACCATCTCGAAGCAGATGCCCATGTTGACTCTTTAACAGGATTGCCAAATAGAAAATTACTAATGGGATTGTTAGAACAGGTTCTTAAAAAAGCGAAACTAGAAGGTAGCATGGCCGCAGTAATGTTTTTGGATCTTGATGGCTTCAAAAGTGTTAATGATACCCATGGACATGAAATGGGAGACTTATTACTTAAAAATGTTGCACAAAGACTTACAAATTGTATCAGACAAAGCGATACCGTTGCGAGACTCGGTGGTGATGAGTTTATCATATTGTTGAGCGGTACTCAGGATATAGGCAACGTAGTAAAAATAGCAGATACAATTATTCAAAAACTCAATGAAGAATTTTTCATAAATAACACCAGCATTAACATTGGTGCGAGTATCGGCATTAGTATCTTTCCAGATAATACAATTAACCCAGATGAAATGTTACAGATGGCGGACAAAGCGATGTATGATGCAAAACAACATGGTAAAAATCATTACAAGTTTGTTAATGATTTACA
It encodes:
- a CDS encoding high-potential iron-sulfur protein, whose product is MLAIGTVSFFASPLQAKVTKLAVKYQQKSATGKICKDCMHFIAATNECKLVEGKINSEGWCTFYIKDPKKS
- a CDS encoding sensor domain-containing diguanylate cyclase; this encodes MNGHANLLKVKLLWLFMLFALIPMVLIALYSYYDIKKQLTISQLSHLEAIAKLKSLQIEHFYDESKNNIQTINSLPYAKEILYKNSNSKSFHHNEIINLYEQELNSFVLNHNINDVYVIGLDGKIVASSTQSKESIFSSFHKLAFEQGKTKIFFSNIYKNSTSVSSNNQQNRYSLTASSPIVDVDNKLVGVVVVEFSVDNLFLLLQDYSGLGSSGETLLGKRNNEKIIFLNPLRHDPNAGMRRSVQISGKIGIPVVMGATGHNGSGMSVDYRGVSVLAAWRHIPIANWGMVAKIDTDEALKPLVSIRDSIFFTALFILILGIVVSSKMTNNLIRPIDHLEADAHVDSLTGLPNRKLLMGLLEQVLKKAKLEGSMAAVMFLDLDGFKSVNDTHGHEMGDLLLKNVAQRLTNCIRQSDTVARLGGDEFIILLSGTQDIGNVVKIADTIIQKLNEEFFINNTSINIGASIGISIFPDNTINPDEMLQMADKAMYDAKQHGKNHYKFVNDLQKESLNFTI